Proteins encoded within one genomic window of Amycolatopsis sp. 2-15:
- a CDS encoding FAD binding domain-containing protein, giving the protein MQVPAQFEYERATSVEHALALLAKYGPESRVIAGGHSLIPMMKLRLARPEALVDVNELTELSGIEVSGGELRIGALVRHAELLASAEAGALFPILADAERVIADPIVRNRGTIGGSLCQADPSEDLSAAFTAVRANAVIRGEEGTRTVPVREFFTGPYSTVVGPAELLVELRLPIREGSGSAYAKVGRRAGDWAVAAAGAELALEGADVAEAGIGLTAVGAPRFVAAEAEDFLRGGAASAERFEKAGFIAAGHCAPAADQRGPVDYKRHLVATLTTRALHRAAERAGG; this is encoded by the coding sequence ATGCAGGTGCCGGCGCAGTTCGAGTACGAGCGGGCCACGAGCGTCGAGCACGCGCTGGCGCTGCTGGCCAAGTACGGCCCGGAAAGCCGCGTGATCGCGGGCGGGCACAGCCTGATCCCGATGATGAAGCTGCGCCTGGCCCGGCCCGAAGCGCTGGTGGACGTCAACGAACTCACCGAACTGTCCGGGATCGAGGTCTCCGGCGGCGAGCTGCGCATCGGCGCACTCGTGCGGCACGCGGAGCTGCTCGCCTCCGCCGAGGCCGGCGCGTTGTTCCCGATCCTGGCCGATGCCGAGAGGGTGATCGCCGACCCGATCGTGCGCAACCGCGGCACGATCGGGGGTTCCCTGTGCCAGGCGGATCCGTCGGAGGACCTGTCGGCCGCGTTCACCGCGGTGCGGGCGAACGCCGTGATCCGCGGTGAGGAGGGCACGCGAACCGTGCCCGTGCGCGAGTTTTTCACCGGGCCCTACAGCACGGTCGTCGGTCCGGCCGAGCTGCTCGTGGAGCTGCGGCTGCCGATCCGCGAGGGCAGCGGGAGCGCGTACGCGAAGGTCGGCCGACGGGCGGGCGACTGGGCGGTGGCGGCCGCCGGGGCGGAGCTCGCGCTCGAAGGCGCCGACGTCGCCGAAGCCGGCATCGGGCTCACCGCGGTCGGCGCGCCGCGGTTCGTGGCGGCCGAGGCCGAGGACTTCCTGCGCGGTGGCGCCGCTTCGGCGGAACGCTTCGAGAAGGCCGGGTTCATCGCGGCCGGGCACTGCGCCCCCGCCGCCGACCAGCGCGGACCGGTGGACTACAAGCGCCACCTCGTCGCCACGCTCACCACCCGGGCGCTGCACCGGGCGGCGGAACGGGCCGGAGGCTGA
- a CDS encoding FAD binding domain-containing protein: protein MYPSRFRYEAPRSLAEALDLLRTGDEAKVLAGGQSLVPLMKLRFAAPGLVVDINNVPGLAHHELDAEGNLHVGALCRHADLERSQLLKAVQPTMAAAAPLIADPIVRNRGTLVGSLCHADPQGDWASVVLALDGAIVAEGPAGRRTIAARDFVLGPFQNALAPDEIAVEAVIPAPRGTPAGGYLKLERRVGDFATVGVAVAVETQADMVTRAGIALTGVGGSTIEATDAEHALVGGALTPDRVAEAADLAAAAARPKTDHRGTAEFKRHLVRTFVVRALGRTGEEAA, encoded by the coding sequence GTGTACCCGTCCCGGTTCCGCTACGAAGCACCCCGTTCCCTGGCCGAGGCGCTCGACCTGCTGCGCACCGGCGACGAGGCCAAGGTCCTCGCCGGCGGACAGAGCCTGGTCCCGCTGATGAAACTCCGCTTCGCCGCGCCCGGGCTCGTCGTCGACATCAACAACGTTCCCGGCCTGGCCCACCACGAGCTCGACGCCGAGGGCAACCTCCACGTCGGCGCGCTGTGCCGGCACGCCGACCTCGAACGCTCGCAGCTGCTCAAGGCCGTGCAGCCGACGATGGCCGCGGCGGCTCCGCTGATCGCCGACCCCATCGTGCGCAACCGCGGCACGCTCGTCGGTTCGTTGTGCCACGCCGATCCCCAGGGCGACTGGGCTTCGGTGGTGCTGGCGCTCGACGGGGCGATCGTCGCGGAAGGACCCGCGGGCCGGCGAACGATCGCCGCGCGCGACTTCGTGCTCGGCCCGTTCCAGAACGCGCTGGCGCCCGACGAGATCGCCGTGGAGGCCGTCATTCCCGCGCCCCGCGGCACGCCCGCGGGCGGTTACCTCAAGCTGGAACGCCGCGTCGGCGACTTCGCCACCGTCGGGGTCGCGGTGGCGGTGGAGACGCAGGCGGACATGGTCACCCGCGCCGGTATCGCCCTCACCGGCGTCGGCGGCTCGACGATCGAAGCCACTGACGCCGAGCACGCGCTCGTGGGCGGTGCCCTGACGCCCGACCGCGTGGCGGAGGCCGCGGACCTGGCCGCCGCGGCGGCGCGCCCGAAGACCGACCACCGCGGCACGGCCGAGTTCAAGCGGCACCTGGTGCGCACGTTCGTGGTGCGCGCGCTGGGCCGCACCGGGGAGGAAGCGGCATGA
- a CDS encoding (2Fe-2S)-binding protein: MTTVHEIHEEATGDVPIRRITITVNGERRVVECEPRLLLAHLLRQGLRLTGTHLGCDTTNCGACTVLVDGRAVKSCTMLAVQADGHEVTTVEGLATASELHPLQEGYREEHGLQCGFCTPGMMLSAKALLDENPDPSEEDVRWALSGNLCRCTGYQNIVKSVLWAAAKLRSE; encoded by the coding sequence ATGACGACCGTCCACGAGATCCACGAGGAAGCCACCGGCGACGTCCCGATCCGCCGGATCACCATCACGGTCAACGGCGAGCGCCGCGTGGTGGAGTGCGAACCGCGGTTGCTGCTCGCGCACCTGCTGCGCCAGGGCCTGCGCCTCACCGGCACGCACCTGGGCTGCGACACGACCAACTGCGGCGCGTGCACCGTGCTCGTCGACGGTCGCGCGGTGAAGTCGTGCACGATGCTCGCGGTGCAGGCCGACGGGCACGAGGTCACCACCGTCGAGGGGCTCGCCACGGCGAGCGAGCTGCACCCGCTGCAGGAGGGCTACCGCGAGGAACACGGCCTGCAGTGCGGCTTCTGCACGCCGGGGATGATGCTCTCGGCCAAGGCCCTGCTCGACGAGAACCCGGATCCGTCCGAAGAGGACGTCCGCTGGGCGCTGTCGGGGAACCTGTGCCGCTGCACGGGTTACCAGAACATCGTGAAGTCGGTGCTGTGGGCCGCCGCCAAGCTACGGTCCGAATAG
- a CDS encoding aerobic carbon-monoxide dehydrogenase large subunit: MSQALDENKIGGLGVSRKRVEDNRFIRGRGNYTDDIVLPGMLHMEILRSPLAHARIKSIDTSRAWEIPGVRLVLTGEMAATRNLAWMPTLSYDTQAVLATDKVRFQGQEVACVVADDPYIAKDACEAIDVEYEPLPVIVNPEQAVAEGAPLIRDDKAGQADNVVYRWEVGDQAGTDAAFEHAAVVSKLRLHYPRSHPSPIECCGSVADFDRATGKLTVYMTTQAPHIIRAAVAMVAELPEHLIRIISPDIGGGFGNKVPVYPGYVCSILCSILLERPVKWIEDKTGNLISTGFARDMYLDGELALRADGKILGVRMHAEADHGAFFADAQPSKFKIGLLHSTFACYNVPAAHLTARGTYTNKAPGGVAYRCSFRVTEAMFFQERMVHQAAKDLGLDPAEFRRRNFVRADAFPYRTPFGFLVDSGQPEACLDVGLKAVGYEDFLRQKEEARRRGRRLGIGISTMTEPLGAGNSREYDILGIKMFDSAELRVHMTGKALLRVGAKSQGQGHETTWAQIVSHELGIPADDVTVEEGDTDTAPFGMGTYASRSTPVAGAAISMVSRKIRAKARKLAAHLLEVSEEDLEWELGRFSVRGVPEHGVTIQECAMAAYGNMPDGMEPGLENHAYYDPPNLTWPFAVYIVTVEVDPETGVWDVLNTVAVDDCGVRINPMIVEGQIMGGLTEAYAMANMQFITFDAEGNCVGSNYMDYLLPTAWETPGFELHSEVVTPSPHHPIGAKGVGECAAVGGPAAFVNAVMDALDDTGVRNIDMPLLPDRVWEALTQHHDVSGAPPVRTDD; the protein is encoded by the coding sequence GTGTCGCAGGCGTTGGACGAGAACAAGATCGGCGGGCTCGGCGTCAGCCGCAAGCGCGTGGAGGACAACCGGTTCATCCGCGGGCGCGGGAACTACACCGACGACATCGTGCTGCCGGGCATGCTGCACATGGAGATCCTGCGCAGCCCGCTCGCGCACGCGCGGATCAAGTCGATCGACACCAGCCGGGCGTGGGAGATCCCGGGGGTGCGGCTCGTGCTCACCGGCGAGATGGCCGCCACCCGCAACCTCGCGTGGATGCCCACCCTCTCCTACGACACCCAGGCCGTGCTCGCCACCGACAAGGTGCGCTTCCAGGGCCAGGAAGTCGCGTGCGTCGTCGCCGACGACCCCTACATCGCCAAGGACGCGTGCGAGGCCATCGACGTCGAGTACGAACCGCTGCCGGTGATCGTGAACCCCGAGCAGGCCGTGGCCGAGGGTGCGCCGCTGATCCGCGACGACAAGGCGGGCCAGGCCGACAACGTGGTCTACCGCTGGGAAGTCGGCGACCAGGCCGGCACCGACGCGGCGTTCGAGCACGCCGCCGTGGTCTCGAAACTGCGGCTGCACTACCCGCGTTCGCACCCCTCGCCGATCGAGTGCTGCGGCTCCGTTGCGGACTTCGACCGCGCGACGGGGAAGCTCACCGTGTACATGACCACGCAGGCGCCGCACATCATCCGCGCCGCCGTGGCGATGGTGGCCGAACTGCCCGAGCACCTGATCCGCATCATCTCGCCGGACATCGGCGGCGGTTTCGGCAACAAGGTGCCCGTGTACCCCGGCTACGTGTGCTCGATCCTGTGCTCCATCCTGCTGGAACGGCCCGTGAAGTGGATCGAGGACAAGACCGGCAACCTGATCTCCACCGGGTTCGCGCGCGACATGTACCTCGACGGCGAGCTGGCGCTGCGTGCCGACGGCAAGATCCTCGGCGTCCGCATGCACGCCGAGGCCGACCACGGCGCGTTCTTCGCCGACGCGCAGCCCAGCAAGTTCAAGATCGGGCTGCTGCACTCGACGTTCGCCTGCTACAACGTCCCCGCCGCGCACCTCACCGCGCGCGGCACCTACACCAACAAGGCGCCCGGCGGCGTCGCCTACCGCTGCTCGTTCCGCGTCACCGAGGCGATGTTCTTCCAGGAGCGCATGGTCCACCAGGCCGCGAAGGACCTGGGGCTGGACCCGGCGGAGTTCCGGCGGCGCAACTTCGTGCGCGCCGACGCGTTCCCGTACCGCACGCCGTTCGGGTTCCTCGTGGACTCCGGCCAGCCCGAGGCGTGTCTCGACGTGGGGCTGAAAGCCGTGGGTTACGAGGACTTCCTGCGGCAGAAGGAAGAAGCGCGCCGACGCGGGCGGCGCCTGGGCATCGGGATCTCCACGATGACCGAACCGCTGGGCGCCGGCAACAGCCGCGAGTACGACATCCTCGGCATCAAGATGTTCGACTCGGCCGAGCTGCGCGTGCACATGACCGGCAAGGCGCTGCTGCGGGTCGGGGCGAAGAGCCAGGGGCAGGGCCACGAGACGACGTGGGCCCAGATCGTGAGCCACGAGCTGGGCATCCCGGCCGACGACGTCACGGTCGAGGAGGGCGACACCGACACCGCGCCGTTCGGCATGGGCACCTACGCCTCGCGCAGCACACCGGTCGCGGGCGCGGCGATCTCCATGGTGTCGCGCAAGATCCGCGCCAAGGCGCGCAAGCTCGCGGCACACCTGCTCGAAGTGTCCGAAGAGGACCTGGAGTGGGAGCTCGGCCGGTTCTCCGTGCGCGGGGTGCCCGAGCACGGCGTGACGATCCAGGAGTGCGCGATGGCGGCGTACGGCAACATGCCCGACGGCATGGAGCCCGGTCTGGAGAACCACGCCTACTACGACCCGCCGAACCTGACCTGGCCCTTCGCGGTCTACATCGTCACCGTCGAGGTCGATCCCGAAACCGGTGTGTGGGACGTGCTCAACACGGTGGCCGTGGACGACTGCGGCGTGCGCATCAACCCGATGATCGTCGAGGGTCAGATCATGGGCGGGCTCACCGAGGCCTACGCGATGGCGAACATGCAGTTCATCACCTTCGACGCCGAGGGCAACTGCGTCGGCTCCAACTACATGGACTACCTGCTGCCCACCGCGTGGGAGACGCCGGGCTTCGAGCTGCACAGCGAGGTCGTCACGCCGTCGCCGCACCACCCGATCGGCGCCAAGGGCGTGGGGGAGTGCGCCGCGGTCGGCGGGCCGGCGGCGTTCGTGAACGCGGTGATGGACGCGCTCGACGACACCGGCGTGCGCAACATCGACATGCCGCTGCTGCCCGACCGCGTATGGGAAGCCCTCACACAGCACCACGACGTGTCCGGCGCGCCGCCGGTGCGGACGGACGACTGA
- a CDS encoding XdhC family protein, whose translation MPELSTMHSPDGWDFLAHAGELARRGEAFALATVVWRQGPSSGKQGCRAIITAEGELRGWIGGACAEPTVIREAQQALVEGTPRLLLLGSPEQFGAAVPEGMTVVPISCQSEGALEVYIEPVRPVPHLVVVGRSPMAHTLVELAGSLGWHAQLVGHTELDVVIERSFVVVATQGHHDEESVERALAARPAYVGLVGSRRRGASVLGYLADRGVAADELDRVQVPAGLDLGSVSHREIAVAILAELVRIRAARGVPPGPACAAEPDSATTVDPVCGMTVAVDDPVAFEGREYSFCCASCRVAFLRDPGAYAKKESRC comes from the coding sequence ATGCCTGAACTGTCCACGATGCACTCACCTGACGGCTGGGACTTCCTAGCCCACGCCGGCGAGCTGGCCCGCCGCGGTGAGGCGTTCGCGCTCGCGACCGTGGTGTGGCGCCAGGGTCCGTCGTCGGGCAAGCAGGGCTGCCGCGCGATCATCACGGCCGAGGGCGAGCTGCGCGGGTGGATCGGCGGCGCGTGTGCCGAGCCGACGGTGATCCGTGAGGCCCAGCAGGCGCTCGTCGAAGGCACCCCGCGGTTGCTGCTGCTCGGTTCGCCGGAGCAGTTCGGCGCGGCGGTGCCCGAGGGCATGACGGTGGTGCCGATCTCGTGCCAGAGCGAGGGTGCCCTGGAGGTGTACATCGAGCCGGTGCGGCCCGTACCGCACCTGGTGGTGGTCGGACGCTCGCCGATGGCCCACACACTGGTGGAGCTGGCGGGTTCGCTCGGCTGGCACGCGCAGCTCGTCGGACACACCGAGCTGGACGTGGTGATCGAGAGGTCCTTCGTGGTCGTGGCGACGCAGGGCCACCACGACGAGGAGTCGGTGGAACGGGCGCTGGCCGCACGACCGGCGTACGTCGGGCTCGTCGGTTCACGCCGCCGCGGGGCGAGCGTGCTCGGTTACCTCGCCGACCGCGGGGTGGCGGCCGACGAGCTGGACCGCGTGCAGGTGCCGGCCGGGCTGGACCTCGGCAGCGTGTCGCACCGGGAGATCGCCGTGGCGATCCTGGCCGAGCTCGTGCGGATCCGGGCGGCCCGCGGAGTGCCGCCCGGGCCGGCCTGCGCTGCCGAGCCGGACTCGGCGACGACTGTCGACCCCGTGTGCGGCATGACCGTGGCGGTCGACGACCCGGTGGCGTTCGAGGGCCGCGAGTACAGCTTCTGCTGCGCCAGCTGCCGCGTGGCGTTCCTGCGCGACCCCGGCGCGTACGCCAAGAAGGAGAGCCGATGCTGA
- a CDS encoding SRPBCC family protein, with protein MLIRNQFEVAQPVDKVWRFFADVPVVATCLPGAELTEDLGDERYRGRVSIRMGPVSLRFDGVAAITERDDEARRIVVDASGADERGRGQAAMIVTAKLARAASGTRVDVDQDLQVSGAAAQYGRGMIADVSSVLMREFATNLQAAIARAERGETAAARHAAAPARGFTIGLQATLMALKRVFRRFFASYPSTPA; from the coding sequence ATGCTGATCCGCAACCAGTTCGAGGTCGCGCAGCCCGTGGACAAGGTCTGGCGGTTCTTCGCCGACGTCCCGGTCGTGGCGACGTGCCTGCCCGGCGCCGAGCTGACCGAGGACCTCGGCGACGAGCGCTACCGCGGCCGCGTGAGCATCCGGATGGGACCGGTGTCGCTGCGCTTCGACGGCGTCGCCGCCATCACCGAACGCGACGACGAGGCCCGGCGGATCGTGGTCGACGCGAGCGGCGCCGACGAGCGCGGCCGGGGCCAGGCGGCCATGATCGTCACGGCGAAGCTGGCCCGCGCCGCTTCGGGTACGCGCGTCGACGTCGACCAGGACCTGCAGGTCTCCGGCGCCGCCGCGCAGTACGGGCGCGGCATGATCGCCGACGTCTCCTCGGTGCTGATGCGCGAGTTCGCCACCAACCTGCAGGCCGCCATCGCGCGCGCCGAACGCGGGGAGACGGCGGCGGCGCGTCACGCGGCGGCCCCGGCCCGTGGCTTCACCATCGGCCTGCAGGCGACGCTCATGGCGCTGAAACGCGTGTTCCGCCGGTTCTTCGCGTCCTATCCGAGCACCCCGGCCTGA